The Larimichthys crocea isolate SSNF chromosome XII, L_crocea_2.0, whole genome shotgun sequence region GGCTAAGCTTAAAATTGATGTAATTGGATTATTGCATTTATTTGGGATCATAAGTGGCACGAAGTTGAAAGAGGATAAGTGTGTTAGTCCTTCGAACTAGTCttgaatttgaataaatacattctGAACTACATTATGCTGAGTTTATTTGCTTTGAGTGGTGACATTTCATCTCCTTCAAATAACAAAGACTTCTCACACAATTATGGATACaacagaatttaatttaatttaatttaatttaatttactgaATACAAAAACCATCAACAGTATGACTAAAAAATGAATACAGTTgaaacaagcagagaaaaacatgcaaaccaCAAGACcagtctgtaaaaacacaacatcaagtATAAGGCCGAGATAACAAAGAGAACATATTTCTattcacaaatattttaaatgcagcCTCTGGAGTCAAAATCATGCAAATACAGAAGTAATTTACAGAACTcactttaataaacaaacacttgaaGTAGTCAGAAAGTCCCGTACTTTAAAATACACAAGAGCAATTTCATAGCAGCGTCATCACTGGATATGATATTCTTTTTGAATTACTTGAAGACGTTGTAGCTGTTAAACACAGTATATACAAGAATACACAATCACCTTACACCTGACTGTAAAAATCATAATATTCAACTGATACAGCGGCCAACATGAATCTGTCAAAAAGTCCCGACCACATAAAACATTACGTCAAACCACGAGCTCCAGTTACCAAAGCGTGAGTGTGGAGGTAAGGTAAAGCAGAGATAAACAAATGCTGTACATGTAAAGTTTATGTGCAGTGACTGAAAATCAACACACCCTGAGCTTGGATGAAAGTAAGGTGATGCTCTGTGGGATCAAATATTTTCAGGAATGTACACTACACTCAGTCTGACTAATTGGGCCTCATACTGTCTGATGCATGGTGCTGTTTAAGAAGAAGAGAATAATGAGGAACCTCCAGCTGCTTTTTTTAGACTCTTAGAGGGAAAGACTACACCTTTACACCTTGCAGGACTTTTTTGCTGTGGAGGTCAGGCTGCCTGTCTGTACCTGTGAAGGCAGTCTGAGAGCTGTTGGCTTTGCTGTAACACCGGCGGGTCTGCTGAAGGGGCTGGGATCACCGTGACTTTGAAAAGTCTCCTTCACTTCAGCTGGCTGAGGGGGCATTGTTGGATGTGCAGGGCAGGCATCCTCCACTGATCCACAGGTCGAGGGCGTTCACCAGTGGCACGGTGCTGCTCTCATTCTGGCTGTGGACTGGAGTTCCAGGAGAAAAAGCTGGGCAGTTTGAAGATTGAATCCCTGCGGCCTGGATCCGGCAGGGTCAAGGTCTCCGGAGCTGACTTCTTCCTGGGACGCTCTTTTGGCACTGACAGGAACTCTGGGGCTTCTGTAGAGAGGGGAGTGGATGGGGCGCTGTTGGGGCCGCTGCGGGTGCTGGATGGCAGGGGCGTCTCTGAGATAGAGATGGCCGGGGGGAAGGTGCCAATCTTCAGGTTAGTGGCTTCCTGTGTCGCACGCTCGTACTCTCTGACTTCCTCCATGGTCATGTCTGTTAGGACGGAGGCATTACACACTTAGaaacattagaaacatttatattaactttatttcacaaaagGCAGCACTTTAATGAACAGTCTAATTATTGTTACGATAATGACAGTGATAGGAATATGGCCATTTTATTACAACATAGTgtggacatacagtatatgtctaTTCTTCAGGccagaaatatttattatatttgtgttgGGGAGGAAAATGAACAGCCAAAAAATTACAAATTAGTATAATGTTGATCTTATATTTACAATAACCAGTAAGCTGCCCGCCAACCTGCTTAAACACTAGTTAGCAAGTGAGTAGAGTGGTTAAAACAGTCGAGGAACTAAAAGTAACTGAACAGTTCAAACGTCCATCTTCTGCTGCACCAAGTGGTAttacaacaaagacaaacttgAGCAAATACTGAGAGTTAATTGTGTGAAAATAttattcaccacacacacacacggggtcATTACTCACATAGTAACTCAGGAGTGACTCATATTAATCACATTCCTCCAGGGATGCACAGAAACACTTCAATATGTTTTAAAGCTCTCTTCAGCCTCAGAGTTGACTCACCTGATTCACATCCTCTCTCCTTGAACCTCCGTCCTTtaccttcttcctctgtgctcttGCCTCCTttgcttccttctctctctcctgctcaggTGATTCGAGATGTCCTGCTTTTAGGACACAGGCAGGCCTTGCGTGGGTGGATGAGTGGATCGGAAGTTTCTTAGAGATGGCGGCGTTGACGTTCTCATGAAAcaggtagattttttttttgtgtgtgcagacactGATTGCTTTTAAAGATTGCAGATTAATAATGGGGCTGGGTCATTTTTGATAATGGTCACCACAGACAAATGGACGTGTAGGCAGGCGGCCAATTCGTCGGACTCACATTGAGAGTACAGCAATTAGATTCTTAACGTTGCCATTTCTATGCTGTAAATCATACTATTCAATACATTTGTTATATGCCTCAAACAAAATAAGAGTGTGTtatacaaacagaaatgtcacattttaccTTATGTTTACACATTATTCATTAATACcacactgttttggttttaaatattATGAAGACCAATCTCTGATAGAGAACTCCACACGTTGTCAAACTGAACAAAGAAGGACCAAAATAAAGATATCGCCACACATAATGAATAATCTACGGTGTCGAGCTTTTAAAGGCAATGCAGAGGTGAATGCAGGAGTGTTCGCAGCTTCGCCTGTTTTTGTAATCACATCTTTGAACGGTTGCTGTGGCCATCACACTATTCATACATACATAGCTGCATCTGTGGatgttgtttgtggttgtgtgtttagCATTTCGTGACAGTGAAGCATCTTGATTTTAACGAGGCTGTCTAATTTCAGCGTCTACCTTCTGACGGTATGGAAGCTGCATAGATCTGTGTGGAAGAGCTCACTTTTGCACACAACCGCGCATACAATTCTTTGATGATTCATTTTGTGTCTTCACTGAgccattatttcattttttcataaatgtttcttttaattatcTTTAAACAAGTGCACTGCAACAACAGATGCACGCACGTAACAATGTAGTTAATCACAAGCCACGTACAACATTATGTTCAGCCGTGTGATGGATATTGTTGTTGAACCTTCTGTGAACCAGAAATGTTTGATCCAGTGCAGCTTTCttttgaaggatttttttttttttttatagaagtgagaatatttaatgtaaaatcaaAGAGTGTGTAGCAGGTTCTACAAAGCTAACCgtcagtgtaatgtaatgtgcaaCTATTTCAAAGAGACTATTTACTGCTCAGTATAGGCAGTGggaatgttttttgtttagaGTGACGCATAGTTCTTCTAAGATTGTACTTCCCAACCTTTCTTTGTCTGTTGCGCGCCCACAGACCTGTCAAAATATCTCCAGTACGCCTCATGCAGCACCTCCTGTCACGCTACAAATACAGATATAAAATGGATGTTTACTATTAATTCATAANNNNNNNNNNCCATCGGTGTGGAATGtggtatgaatggttagatcctcaaactgatgagcagttggcaccttgcatggtagccaatgccatcagtgtgtgaatggtgaatgagatatgtaatgtaaaagcctttgagtggtcggaagactagaaaggcgctatataagtacagccATTTAGTGTTTAAGCAGGTTGGCTTACTCAGCTTACTGGTTATTGTAAATAAGATCAACATTATACTAATTGTCATTTTTGGCTGTTATTTTCCTCCccaacacaaatataaaaatatttctggCCTGAGAATAGACATATACTTATTGTCCCACTATGTGTCTAAAATAGCCATATTCCTATCACTGTCATTATCGTAACAATAATTAGACTGTTATTAAAGTGCTGCcttttgtgaaataaagttaatataaatgtttctAATGTTCTAGTGTGTAATGCCTCGTCCTAACAGACATGACCATGGAGGAAGTCAGAGAGTACGAGCGTTGCAtcacagccttcgggagcaatttggggttcagtgtcttgcccaaggacacttcgacatgcagaccggaggagccggggatcgaaccgccgatcatctgattagtggacctgtgagccacagccgccccaagTGAGTAGAGTGGTTAAAACAGTCGAGGAACTAAAAGTAATTGAATAGTTCAAACGTCCATCTTCTGCTGCACCAAGTGGTAttacaacaaagacaaacttgAGCAAATACTGAGAGTTAATTGtgtgaaaatattatttatgtaattaaTAGTAAACATCCATTTTATAATCTGTATTTGTAGCGTGACAGGAGGTGCTGCATGAAGGCGTACTGGAGATATTTTGACAGGTCTGTGGGCGCGCAACAGACAAAGAAAGGTTGGGAAGTACAATCTTAGAAGAACTATGCGTCACtctaaacaaagaaacattccCACTGCCTTATACTGAGCAGTAAATAGTCTCTTTGAAATAGttgcacattacattacactgacGGTTAGCTTTGTAGAACCTGCTACACACTCTttgattttacattaaatattctCACATctctataataaaaaaaaaatccttcaaacGGAAAGCTGCACTGGATCAAACATTTCTGAGTTCACAGAAGGTTCAACAACAATATCCATCACACGGCTGAACATAATGTTGTACGTGTGCTTGTGATTAACTACATTGTTACGTGCGTGCATCTGTTGTTGCAGTGCACTTGTTTAAAgataattaaaagaaacatttatgaaaaaatgaaataatggcTCAGTGAAGACACAAAATGAATCATCAAAGAATATGTATGCGCAGTTGTGTGCAAAAGTGAGCTCTTCCACACAGATCTATGCAGCTTCCATACCGTCAGAAGGTAGACACTGAAATTAGACAGCCTCGTTAAAATCAAAGATGCTTCACTGTCATGAAATGCTaaacaacaaaccacaaacaacatCCACAGATGCAGCTATGTATGTATGAATAGTGTGATGGCCACAGCAACCAGTTCAAAGATGTGATTACAAAAACAGGCGAAGCTGCGAAACACTCCTGCATTCACCTCTGCATTTGCTTTAAAAGCTCGACACCGTAGATTATTCATTATGTGTGGCACTATCATCTTTATTTTGGGCCTTCTTTGTTCAGTTTGACAAACGTGTGGAGTTCTCTATCAGAGATCTGGTcttcataaatatttaaaaccaaaaacagtgtGGTATTAATGAATAATGTGTAAACTAAAGGTAAAACGTGACATATTCTGTTTGTATAACACACTTTGTTATTTGTTTGAGGCATAATAACAAATGTATTGAATAGTAATGATTTACAGCATAGAAATGGCAACGTTAAAGACATCTAATTAGCTGTACTCTCAATGTGAGTCAGACAGATTGGCCGCCTGCCTACACGTCCATTTGTCTGTGGTGACCATTATCAAAAATGACCCAGCCCCATTATTAATCTGCAATCTTTAAAAGCAATCagtgtctgcacacacaaaaaaatctacCTGTTTCATGAGAACGTCAACGCCGCCATCTCTAAAGAACTTACCGATCCACTCATCCACCCACGCAAAGGCCTGCCTGTGTCCTAAAAGCAGGACATCTCGAAtcacctgagcagagagagagagaaaggaagcaAAGGAGGCaaaggcacagaggaagaaaggtAAAGGACGGAGGTTCAAGGAGAGAGGATGTGAATCAGAGTGAGTCAACTCTGAAGGCTGAAGAGAGCTTTAAAACATATTGAAGTGTTTCTGTGCATCCCTGGAGGAATGTGATTAATATGAGTCACTCCTGAGTTACTATGTGAGTAATgaccccgtgtgtgtgtgtgtgtgtgtgtgtgtgtgtgtgtgtgtgtgtgtgtgtgtgtgtgtgtgtgtgtgtgtgtgtgtgcctcggGCAAGGAGAGGACAGGGACAGTTCACCCCAGGGACAGATGCTGTAGAGGGCTAGCCGAAATGGATTTGGGAAATAGAAGATATGAAGTTTAAACTGTCAAGGTAAAGGGAGGTGGTGCAAGGCAATCTGTAGGATGTGAACAGGGCAGATATCGTAGAGGGCGATAATGGAACATCTGATTTGATTCATGGCCTACTGGTTGTGTGTCAGACGTTTGGCCGTGGGCGCTGACACCAATCGGCATAGGTCAAAAAGTTTGACTGAGTGAAGAAAGGGTATTTTTGAGAGAGGAACTTTTTAATCCCGACCTTGTGTACAAACTGTTCCACACGTGTTTGCAGGCCCCAGACTTCAAACTTGACTGTGACCAGTTTGTAGGAGCACATGATGGGGTCTTGGTTGTTGATCCATCCTTCCTGCAGGATGCCTCGGTTAGTCTTCTTTGACTTGAAATACCGCAGGTCCTACAAGGCCacgagacagaaaaacaagacatttctcCTCAGGAGAAgccaaaaaaagacagagcacAAATCATCTTAAAGGATTGGTTAAGTGTTAACATAATTAAAATCTTGTTTCCTCTCAtttatctctctcacacacacctgcctaTAGGACACGATCACCTGCACTCACTACAAGCCTCATGCAGAGTGGAGCCAAGCTGCACAGCGGGAGTCCCTAATCACAAACTTAACGTGCATTAATCACTACTCCCCATAGACTAATTACGCTGTAATGCTCATTTGTCTTAGGGTcatgtgtctgactgtgtgccCGGGTGATGCACAACCCTCTTCATCCCTGCCGAGGCCTGATGCATTGTCTAGACATTAAATGTGTCCTAAAGTTTGTTGGAAGAcgaagagggaaaaaataagaaatgggagtttgttctttctttttttttttttacaaattatattatatatttacatatattttgtataaaataccacacaaacaaatattttaccttAATGTCTTTTAGATTTGCTGAATATTTCACTGTGACagtctttaaaaagtttattcAACAGTATTTTTGCAGTAACTATCACTACAGATGCCTGGTGCTGTCGAATTTTGATTCTGAAGTaaggtttgacattttgggaaatgtgcttattcactttcttgcagCAACTTAGAAAAGATCGATACCGCTCTCCTGTCTgctcattaaatatgaagctacagccagcagctggttagttAAAAACAAGAGGGAACAGCAAAACCTGCTGTGGTTTTTACAGGGTGACATTGTGCTGGGTACAGACACTTCCTGGAGTCACTGCTGGTCACCAGGCATCCTGACAATTAAAACCACATGTTGCTTTTGTACTTGTACAGATTAAGCAAAGATATGACATGCTTGACACTGAGCTTTAGAAGCACTGGTGGATGGATTTTGtttactttggacagagccaggggAGCTGGTTCCCAGCTGTTATCAGTGTTTGTACTAAGGTAAGCTAATTGGCTCCTGCCAGTTGCTCAGGCTCCTCCGCACCAAGGAGGTACCACCTCAGCTAGCTCCTTTAGATGCAAAGGAGCAATGcctctactccgagctccttCTAAAGCTCCTCACCCTACCTACAGAGGAAGCAAATTTAGCTGCTTGTATCCACAATTTCATTCTTTCGATCATTAATCAGAGCTGATGACCTTAGATTAGGGTTGGAGCATAGATAGACTGGAAAAGCAACAGCTTTGCTTTCTGGCTCAATTCCCTCTAAACCACAATGGTCTGGTACAAAGTCTGCATCACTCATCAAAGTCACCCCTAAGGAGCACTATGGCCTCAGACTTGGAGATACCGACCTTCCCATGCTGGACACTCTTCTTGCCCTGGCTGCATCTTGAGATCCGGTCCGTGAATATCACAAACTGAATTGTATTGAATTGAAGGGACAACATTGGTGTGGTCCAACACCCGATGAGAACGTATTTGTGCCAAGAATTAAGGCACAGCTGTCGCTTTACAAGGACCTGGCTTGTAACAATGACTATACTCCTTCAGTACCCCCCACAGGTTAACCAGGGTGACACAGTTGAAAGCCCTTTTCAAGACCACAAAACACATGGACGGTCAAATACCCATGACCCCTATTAGCCCCCCTGTGATGGTGAAAAGCTGGTCCACCACTCAATGTCTAGGACAGAATTGTTCCTCCTAAAGAATTGGAAAATCGAGGGTCAACAATCGGACTCTTTTCCAGCACCCTACAACACACTTTCCCAGTGAGGCTGAATAGTGCGAGTAGTGATAATTGTTGGATCACACCCTTCAGTCCCACTTTTTGAAAATGGGAACCACCAACCCGGTCTACCACTCCACAGGCACTGTTCCCTCCCTCCACATGACAATGAAAAGCCTGAAAAGCATGTTAGTCGAGACTAACAACATCTTCAAGAAGGTCCTTGACTACCATGGCAACCTCTGCCAGAGACATCAGCAAGTGTGACTCTGTACAGTGGTCATATTGGTTGGTTCAGGAGCTCCTCAAagctctctctgctgttcaTGACATCCCTAACCAGAACCCCCACTGTGTGTAAAGGTGAGCCCAGATTTATTTCCACATCCCACATCAGTGGGGTGAAATTCCACATCCGTAGGACCACTCTGCGATGCCAGGAGTCTTCCTGCGGGTGGGTGTATGAAAGGtgccattattattattcatttctattgttttttAGAAATGTGACGATTGTCTTTGATTTGAATAAGAAAATCTGTctgaacatgtttgtctttcatgTGCGGTACTGCTTTCTGTGGTGCGTTGTCAGGTGTGACTCTCGTCTATCCAAAACCCATCTGTCTTTAGGAGCCAGTGATATTTACATCAGCCATGTGACATCCATTTTTAGCTCGGGGCGGCATCTCTGTGCTATTCTTAGCTCTAAGCAGATAAAAGCAGAAGACCATAAAGCCTGGTggaaggtgtgtatgtgtgggtgtcaataataaaacaccaccgCAGTGACATCGTGACCCCTCTTGATTATTAATAGCTCAGGTTTTTATCACCATCACACCCTGATAGatggacacacgcacacacgcatgcatacaAATGTCAAAtcaccacagcacacacacacacacacacacacactaacatgcaTTTCCATCACTCCGAGCAGGCTGATGGCCAGCTGGTGGTCAAAAATGAGCTGGAACTGCTCGGGAAAGATAACACAccattgtgtttgtctgctcacACACCATCTCCTCCCTTCATTTCTCattcttctctcttccttttgttcTTCTGTTCATCTCCACACATCCTTCACTCCAGCTTCCTCCACCTCTGACGTGTGCatgtattcattcataaaaGTGTGTCCTTGTTTCAGCGACCTGactcctctcacctctgacTCCTTGTAGTGCCGCTCGGGGATCTCATCATAGGCGATGTCCACAACCCAAAcctctgtttcctcttctctgGGCTCACTGCCAAAGATCTGACAAACAGGGAACAGTTCAATATGCGAGGAGGACAGTTAAATCAATAGTACACTTCAGGGAGGTTGACAAATGTCGTGGGAATGTGCTGTGATTTCCCGTGTCACCTGCCATGATTCAGAGAGGTCCGGGGGGTTTGACAATAAGATAATTTCCTGATGAAATGATGAGCACCACCCTTCAATACACTAATCAAACTGTGAAGATAAATGTGACTCACACAGTCAGTGACACACCGTGTGGTCAGTGATTTCTTCCTGTGTCTgactcacacagaaacagaaaagcatCGTCGCCTCGTTATCCGTTATTTTGAGAATGATTTCATCGATCCTGCGTCACAGAGAGTTGACCACGCTTCCTGAATCCTCCAAACTTTTATACAGGTGTAACGGAAGGAAGAAAGGGGCGGTGAAAAGGATGGAGGTGTTATCgcaagaaaagagggagaagaaaaatgaaaggaatGGTGAAGGCGGTGGGAGAAAGTGTAAAGTGGAGAGCGGAAGGAGCAAACACTTCTATATAACTCAGTTCTGAGACACCCCCGCTTGTTACAATGTGtttcaaatgtgaaataatgACCGTCTGTGAAACCATCATCATGGGTTTGCAACTCTGATGATTCACCACTAAGTGGAGCTGCGGACTTTAGTTTTCAGCTACAGTATGGATTGAGGCAGGATTGCATAACCTTCAGACTTGGTCTTAGTGTGAAGTGGTACTGAAGGACAGGTGGAGATCACGTTAAGTGCTTTTAACTGTAACGCAACCAAACTTAAAGCAGCTTGTCGGGTTTCTGCAAGAGACAATTAACATTGACTTTTTCTTATGCAACACAACTGTATTAAAATCTGCTAATATATTGGTTTGTCGATTAGCTCAGCTggtacgaaggctcagcagcagcccagggtccgaatccgacctgcagccctttgctgcatgtcattccccgtctctctcttcccacgttcctgtcactcttcagctgtctctatcaaaaataaagcttgagaagaccaaaaaaaaacccaaatctgctaatatattaattattaataaacactGACTAAACATGTGACATCTGTTACTTTTAGCTGTTGATGGAGATATGACATAACAAGAGCAGGTGATGTGTTCGTGATTCCTTTATGAtgtttgctgttgatgtttctTTCCACAAAGGTCTCTATGTCAGACATCAGACGGCATTGTAACATTTAAACCGTGTGTGAGTGAAAACGAACACTTACACCAGCGCTCATAATTTTGCGTCTCGTGTGAGATATCAGTGAATTGTTAGTGTGTGTAAAACGAAGTGAGTGCTAACTCATTTCCTACACTCCGTAAAAAGACTTATGAATTATGAGCAAAATCTCACACTTTGATGATGAGACAGTGATGCAATACTTCTCGAACAAAGTGCATTCACCAGCTCTGGTTTGGAGGCTTTGAAGCAAGAAGAATAATGGGAGGAAAAAACGAGGTAATAAAATGAGAGACACGGGGAaggtaaagaaataaaacattgtgcaaAACACTTGAAGGAATaagcaaaatgtaaatatgttaaaagGTCATGTGAGACTCACATTATCATTGCTCCCTTTGTTGTCCTCATATTTGGTCTCTATGTGGATGGAAAACTTGGGCAGGAAGGAACACTGGAGAGGGTGAGACAAAAGAAATTGGTTTTCACAGTGATAACTTTGTCAGATGATAAATACACAGCTTTGGTTTGAGAAGGTGTCTGATTTCTGTCAATTGATCCACAGGATGAGAGTTATTGTGCGTCTCtactgtgtgtgtctactgtctgtgttttattgccCAAAACAGATGAGCATTAATGATTATTCTCTCGCTGTGTAGATTTACAACTGTACCGTACATGCTCACTCTCtacatgacacacactcacacactcacaccctcacacacatacacacaaacaactgcCTTCAGCCATGTTCAGTGCTGTTCATCAGCTCTTAAACACAACAGTTTGATTAGATTAAAGCTTAACACTTACAATTATACAACCAAAACGTGGAATACTGGTTACATAAGCTGTTGATGTacaagctgggtttttttttgtgtgtgtgtgtgtgtgtttgtgtgtgtgtgtgtgtttatatggcACAGCAGGACAGAGGCAGCATGATGGATGGGGAAAAAGCTATAGGGCTGGAGCTAATAGTGAATACATAGGTGAATCTATaggtttgtgtctctgtgtgaggACAGCAAGAGTCCGTCTTGCTGGCCTTGGGAGTCTTAGAAGGAGACTACGACAGAATTGGGTGTGCATGTGCAGATGATAAACACGTAAACATGTCAAGTGTCTATTTGACATCATCACTGAGTCTTTGTTATTCATTTCCTCGTCATATTTCTGTCATGACCTGGCTCTGAGAGTCATGGCAGAAAGGGAGTTCACACCATGTACGTTTGtttaaacaatactttattaaatcaaattaaacaatcataatGAATTTAAAGTTATGGAGTGTGTAGAAGCAGTGGTATCAGTGGTGTGACAATTgcgagtgtgcatgtgttggtaatgtggaacaaaaacaaaggatgaccaaaaatgacaaactgaactgaactaaactgaactaaaccaaaccaaaccaaaccaaaccaaacctgacTAGGGACAGAAGAGCCCAGAGATCAGAGAAGAGAATGAGTACCAGCCTGCAGTGGTATAAATACCCAAAGTAATTAATggaaaacacctgcaaacagaaaccacacccagagaagaggaggagaaagaaagagaccacacccaggagaggaggaggaaggtacACACACTCAGGATGCCACATAGGGCATCACATTTCTCATTGCTCAGAAGTCTCCATGAGTACACACCTCATAATAAAgtatgtagcttttttttttttctaaagagctgACTCTTTAAATTTCTTTATTCGGTTATCATTTACTATTATGATACTGCCTATTTAATGTAGCCACTACTCACTGAAAGAGTCAAAAAGTTTAAGGCCACACTGTGAGGCTGTTATACACACTGTGAGTCGAAAATGAAAGTCGGCACGCTATCAAAGCATTAGAcacatttaaacttttgaaTTGATGACAGTGCCagttaaaaaagtcagattatCACCAAGGCGATTACAATTCACCCTGAGACGGGTcatgaatgtgtgcatgaaatTTTAATCCAA contains the following coding sequences:
- the pitpnc1a gene encoding cytoplasmic phosphatidylinositol transfer protein 1, encoding MLMKEYRICMPLTVEEYRIGQLYMISKHSHEQSERGEGVEVVQNEPYEDPEHGSGQFTEKRIYLNNKLPSWARAVVPKIFYITEKAWNYYPYTITEYTCSFLPKFSIHIETKYEDNKGSNDNIFGSEPREEETEVWVVDIAYDEIPERHYKESEDLRYFKSKKTNRGILQEGWINNQDPIMCSYKLVTVKFEVWGLQTRVEQFVHKVIRDVLLLGHRQAFAWVDEWIDMTMEEVREYERATQEATNLKIGTFPPAISISETPLPSSTRSGPNSAPSTPLSTEAPEFLSVPKERPRKKSAPETLTLPDPGRRDSIFKLPSFFSWNSSPQPE